The Salvelinus namaycush isolate Seneca chromosome 26, SaNama_1.0, whole genome shotgun sequence genomic sequence CAAGTTAATACTAAAACAAAgccaattttattagtcacatgtgccaaatacaatgtggtgtagaccttagtgaaatgcttacttacgagcccctaaccaacagtgcagtataaaaaatatatagataagaataagagataaaagtaacaagtaattaaagagcagcagtaaaaaataatatatacaggggggtgccggtacagagtcaatgtgcgggggcaccggttagttgaggtagtatgtacatgtaggtagagttaattgaagtgactatgcatagatgacaacagagagtggcagtggtgtggagagggagggggggcaatgcaaatagtctgggtaaccatttgaatagatgttcaggagtcttatggcttgggggtagaagctatttagaagccttttggacctagacttggtgctccggtacctcttgccgtgtggtagcagagagaacagtctatgactagggtggctggagtctttgacaattttcagggccttcctctgacaccgcctggtatagaggtcctggatggcaggaagcttggccccagtgatgtactgggctattcgcactaccctctgtagtgccttgcggtcggaggccgagcagttgccatgccaggcagtgatgcaaccagtcaggatgctctcgatggtgcagccgtagaaccttttgaggatctgaggacctatgccaaatattttcagtcacctgagggggaataggttttgttgtgcccgcttcacaactgtcatggtgtgcttggaccaagttagtttgttggtgatgtggacaccaaggatcttgaagctctcaacctgctccactgcagccccgtcgaagAGAATGtggacgtgctcggtcctctttttcctgtagtccaccatcatctcctttgtcttgatcacattgagggagaggctgttgtcctggcaccacacgaccaggtctctgacctcctccctataggctgtctcgttgttgtcggtgatcaggctgttgacactgttgtgtcattgtcaaacttaatgatggtgttggagtagtgcctggccgtgcagtcatgagtgaatggggaatacaggagggggctgagcacacacccctgagttgaggatcagcgtggcggatgtgttgttacctacccttaccacctgggggcagcccgtcaggaagtccaggatccagttgcagagggaggtgtttagtcccagggtcctgcgcttattgatgagcttagagggcactatggtgttgaacgctgagctgtagttaatgaatagcattctcacataggtgatccttttgtccaggtgggaaagggcagtgtggagtgcaatagagattgcatcatctgtggatctgttggggcggtatgcaaattggagtgggtctagggtttctgggatgatggtgttgatgtgagccatgaccagcctttcaaagcatttcatggctacagacgtgagtgctacggggtcggtagtcatttaggcaggttaccttagtgttcttgggcacgggCACAGGCactgtggtggtctgcttaaaacatgttggtattacagactcggacagggagaggttgaaaatgtcagtgaagacacttgctagttggtcagtgcatgctcgcagtacacgtcctggtaatccgtctggccctgcggccttgtgaatgttgacctgtctaaaggtcttactcacatcggctgcggagagcatgatcacacagtcttccggtacagctggtgctctcatgcatgtttcagtgttatttccctcgaagtgagcataaagtAGTTTAGCTGAAccggtaggcttgtgtcactgggcagctctcggctttgcttccctttgtagtctaatggtttgcaggccctgccacatccgacgagcgtcagagccggtgtagtacgactcgatcttagtcttgtattgacgctttgcctgtttgatcgtttgtcggagggcatagagggatttcttataagcgaattggttaggttactattgttagctcatctgatgttgtaacgttagctagctgtctGACTATTAGCAAGCTAATTGTCACACCATAAACTTTTTATCAGATGAGTTGGctaatgttgcgcaacatttctctggctagttaacggagaattcgatccagctagcaagatacttaacaatgCTAATACTTGTcccaccacactttctccctcacctcaaactttccaaatcTCAGTTGTTTTTcagttacagctcatgaagtactCTTTATCACCTTctcatcaccttctcacccccgtGGTCAGGCTTCTAACATTACCTCTTCATTGTCGTTCAGGAGACGCGCTGCTGCAACTGCCTTTCTACTCTATGCTGTCTTACCAGAGCGCGCGCTGATACTGTAACTAGCAAATTggttttctcttctctcttcagtcgCTTGCTGTGCTGCATTCTTGCATTCTGTTGTTATGtaaacgattggctgagccttggatacagccagtattgctccaaacgcGCATTACTCGtccgcttacagccagtagtgatccaaaccACCTCCCTCCCAAACTTTTCTCATCGGACCTACACTAATCACAAAGCTATgtcacctattttggattcaaaacgACGAAAGGGGACTATTGTGCATCCCTGCTAATGAgagaacattagataaaccctctcaaactttttcaggTAGTTGGCcttcaaaattgcactgataaacgatggggaatagTAGCCTGCTCGTACTTCTGCAATGCATGCTTGTCAGAACCCACattttgacaactgaatgggaacttgcctACCCACCCATTTGATCTATGCCAAATAAATGTGATTGACAACTAAGATATATGTTAACTGAGGATAAGTCATTCAAGTTCAGCATAGTTAGCTAGTTAGGAAAGTGATCTCTAGCTGTAGCCAACAAAAAACGGTATGATTGGGAAAAGTcggtcactcacccactcctccaacgacatgacatcctcccagcagctagctaactttaggctCCGTATTTTTAGCAtgctaaataaatagctagctacataaATAGAGTttggggtgtcaaactcaatcagTGCATGGGCCAGATTGAAAAAAAAAGAAACGAATTCGTGGCCCAGACTTAGCCATTTTTCTTTTTACAAAAAAAGAAACTTGGAACTGCGAACCAACCCGGGCACTGTATTATTTTGAAAAAAATATGGCCCTTTATAATGTCCACTTATGTACATAGGATACTGTGTATAGcattttaacattaaaacaaAAAAGATAAATAATATTTGTCCTGCCTTTGCTGCTATGCTTGCATAATATGCTGCGACCTTAatcaaaaagtatttaataacaaAAACATAGCTATAAGCtgttgtaaaaaataaaacaaatttgcACTGCATGGATCACCGGTGTGGTTAAATGCAGCATTGCTGTATGGTGCACTCAAAACGTATTGTAGTTGAATAGCCAGCCTAGGCTACTGCTCTGATTTTGCTGtaataggcctacatgttttTCCTTTGCATGGTGTTTCGTTGCAGGTTGTTTATTTAGTTATTCATTGTCAAGCTTTAAAAAACGAAACCAGACAGCAACAATTTAGTAGCCTAGCTAGGACTGTGGCATGTGTCTGTACTCTTTCCCTCCACTGTGCACTGTAAATGGAACACAAATGCAGCGCAATTGAATTCACCTATGCAACCACATCAGGCAGTAATTTCATAAAGTAGATGACTCGACTGACTCATTTATACTCGCCTGTGCGTAATATTCAGACTGCGGGCCTTGTGTTTGACACGTGTGCTAGCCTCTTAcccacgttatgactgacttttcccttgctagtttgattgtactGACATTCCCAGTTACAGTCGTCcatttcccccccaaaatatttcTGTAATGAAAACTGAAACAGAGCATCCCGAAtgggtggaggcagcaaacaatgtgcCAGGctagctgtgatttacaacctgataacAATATTTTttagactaccaagaaatgtattggtgaattatattaatcatgcattgaactgcatccatctattttGCCAACAATGCGTTACTGTATGTCATGGAATTTTGACTCAAATAGAACCTCTTTTTAAAACCTCATATTGAATTGGTTTCaaagcataaactgggaatttgatatttttgactgataaTATGTTTGTTTCATATTAGTAAAGTAGTTAAAACACTGTCAGTACCACTTTAAGTTCTGGTGATTTGTAGACCACCAGATAGACATCACAGCAGCACCTAGCTCAGGGAGATCGTTGTGAACAAACAGAATGCCCTAGAATACATAGATCCTATGTCTATCCAGTTCTTTCAGATCTACTGGCTGGAGGCAGGGAACGGGGAAGGGACCAAAACACTGGATTAGAACCCATCCAATGTAGCATTCCAGAACTCACCTACACTGAGCAGCAGTATCAATGCTGCGATCCCAGGTAGAATCACAGAATACTCCCGTTGAAGAAAATACTGGTGGACCACATGATCGCTGTCCACGAACGGCTGGAAAAGGTACATtatcagtcagttagtcagtggACACAAAAACGATTTCAGGCAACAAGTTTAATTGCAGATCTaatctatagcctggtcccagaatgGATTGTGCTGTCTTGGAAAATCATTGGTCTACCATGGCAGGTGTTGgcaaaacagcacaaacagatcttggACCAGAATAGCAGATCTAGGCTATAAATTACCTACCAGAATGATTACCCATATTGTGTAGTATGTAAACAACAGGAGGCTGAAGCCAACAAGGCCCATGCCAACTGCTTGGTCTTCCCCTGTGGCCTACAAGAAATTAAGACCAAATGTATGAGTGTGAGGTTAAAAATAGCTAATGCATCATATGAATAGCTATTATTACTAATAATAAGAACACTTAGTACGCATGGTTAGATAGCTTTAAGTATACGGTGATTCATATAACTAACCAGGTAAACTAGCTAACACTACGAAGTTTCATTTGACAATCTGGCCAGGTGATAAAATTAACCAGGCATGACACAAAAAAGACAATAGTGTGACAGATTGCTGTAACTACCATACAGTACAGACAGGTTTGAGAGATTATCtaggaagctagctagctaattcagTTTAGCATACACCTTTTCTGGCTTTGACTTGGTCTCTGGAGCTTCTCTAACGACATTTTACCAGCTAATTcgt encodes the following:
- the LOC120021654 gene encoding dolichol phosphate-mannose biosynthesis regulatory protein-like; protein product: MATGEDQAVGMGLVGFSLLLFTYYTIWVIILPFVDSDHVVHQYFLQREYSVILPGIAALILLLSVGTFIGVVTWKNRKPKKVD